A DNA window from Vigna angularis cultivar LongXiaoDou No.4 chromosome 1, ASM1680809v1, whole genome shotgun sequence contains the following coding sequences:
- the LOC108318717 gene encoding aminoaldehyde dehydrogenase 2, peroxisomal: MSIAIPNRQLFIDGDWKVPALGKRIPIINPSTQQIIGDIPAATKEDVDAAVAAAKAALSRNKGADWASASGAVRARYLRAIAVKVTEKKPELAKLEAIDCGKPLDEAAWDIDDVAGCFEFYADLAEKLDSKQKAPVSLPMDTFKSYVLKEPIGVVGLITPWNYPMLMATWKVAPALAAGCAAILKPSELASVTCLELGEICKEVGLPPGVLNILTGLGPEAGAPLAVHPDVDKIAFTGSSATGSKIMTAAAQLVKPVSLELGGKSPIVVFEDVDLDKAAEWTIFGCFWTNGQICSATSRLIVHESIATEFLNRIVKWIKNIKISDPLEEGCRLGPVVSEGQYEKVLKFISNAKSEGATILTGGSRPEHLNKGFFVEPTVITDVTTSMQIWREEVFGPVLCVKTFSTEEEAIDLANDTVYGLGSAVISNDLERCERITKAFKAGIVWINCSQPCFTQAPWGGVKRSGFGRELGEWGLDNYLSVKQVTKYISDEPWGWYHSPSKM; this comes from the exons ATGTCCATCGCAATTCCCAACCGTCAATTGTTCATAGACGGTGACTGGAAAGTCCCTGCCCTCGGCAAACGGATTCCCATCATCAACCCTTCCACACAACAGATCATCg GGGATATCCCAGCCGCTACTAAGGAAGATGTCGAcgccgccgtcgccgccgccAAAGCCGCCCTTTCCCGCAACAAAGGCGCCGATTGGGCCTCCGCTTCCGGCGCTGTTCGGGCCCGCTATCTCCGTGCCATCGCTGTCAAG GTCACCGAGAAAAAACCCGAGCTCGCAAAACTAGAAGCCATCGATTGTGGAAAACCGCTGGATGAAGCTGCCTGGGACATC gACGATGTTGCTGGTTGCTTTGAGTTCTACGCTGATCTGGCTGAAAAATTGGACTCCAAGCAAAAGGCTCCGGTGTCTCTTCCCATGGACACATTCAAGAGTTACGTTCTTAAGGAGCCAATTGGGGTTGTAGGATTAATAACTCCCTG GAATTATCCTATGTTGATGGCTACGTGGAAGGTTGCTCCTGCTCTGGCAGCGGGTTGTGCTGCAATATTGAAGCCCTCTGAGTTGGCATCTGT GACCTGCTTGGAGCTAGGTGAGATTTGCAAAGAAGTGGGGCTTCCTCCTGGTGTGTTGAACATTCTCACTGGATTAGGACCTGAAGCTGGTGCTCCATTAGCAGTCCATCCTGATGTCGACAAG ATTGCCTTTACTGGAAGCTCTGCAACGGGGAGCAAGATTATGACGGCCGCAGCCCAGCTGGTCAAG CCTGTTTCACTAGAGCTTGGTGGAAAAAGTCCAATCGTTGTCTTTGAGGATGTTGACCTTGACAAGG CTGCTGAATGGACCATCTTTGGCTGCTTCTGGACAAATGGTCAGATATGCAGTGCAACTTCCCGCCTTATTGTACAT GAAAGTATAGCAACAGAGTTTTTGAATAGGATTGTGAAATGgataaaaaacatcaaaatttctGATCCCTTGGAAGAAGGTTGCAGACTGGGCCCTGTTGTTAGTGAGGGACAG TATGAAAAAGTATTGAAGTTTATCTCAAATGCTAAGAGTGAGGGTGCAACCATTTTGACTGGTGGGTCTCGCCCTGAG CATCTAAACAAAGGATTCTTCGTTGAACCGACTGTCATAACTGATGTGACTACCTCTATGCAAATTTGGAGAGAAGAAGTATTTGGACCTGTTCTCTGTGTAAAAACATTTAGCACTGAGGAAGAAGCTATTGATCTAGCAAATGATACTGT ATATGGCTTAGGTTCTGCTGTAATATCAAATGATTTAGAAAGATGTGAGCGCATTACTAAG GCTTTTAAGGCTGGAATTGTGTGGATTAATTGCTCTCAACCATGCTTCACTCAAGCCCCATGGGGAGGCGTTAAACGCAGCGGCTTTGGTCGTGAATTAGGAGAATG
- the LOC108341462 gene encoding uncharacterized protein LOC108341462, with amino-acid sequence MDGNNYNSWADQWDDGPDPVTVGSSNKNSNDKTTKYKQKVGEGFGKTKAVASTGVKKLKDGTSVGLHWIKTKYSKATNKH; translated from the coding sequence ATGGATGGAAACAACTACAATTCCTGGGCTGATCAATGGGACGATGGACCTGATCCTGTGACGGTTGGTTCCAGCAATAAAAACAGCAACGACAAGACAACCAAGTACAAGCAAAAGGTCGGAGAGGGTTTTGGCAAGACCAAAGCAGTCGCCTCCACCGGTGTGAAGAAGTTGAAGGATGGTACTTCCGTTGGCCTTCACTGGATCAAGACCAAGTATTCCAAAGCCACCAACAAACATTAA